CCCATGACAAATGCAATGGTGGCTCTAGCCGTCGACACTGCTGCAGCAGGGTATGGTGCCTTGGTATTCTGCGGGAGTCGGCAGGGTTGCCAGATCAGTGCAGGAATCATCAGCGAAGCTATGCCTGCAGTGTCTGGATTGGAGGCCGATGAACTGAGCAAGAGATTGGACCTCCTTGCTGATCTCAGAAGCCTTCCAAGTGGCCTTGATCCAGTATTAGAGAACACCATCCTCAAGGGCGTTGGATTTCATCGTAGGTGCTCACATTGCTTGCTTATGCCGACGACCTAACTCGGCTACAGACGCAGGAATGACAACTGAAGAGCGGGAATTGATAGCTCAAGCATATGATCAAGGGGTTCTGAAAGTGATTGTGGCCACGTGCAGTCTGGCAGCGGGTGTCAATCTTCCGGCGAGGAGGGTGATCATTAATGGTGCACGCATGGGCCGAGAGTTGGTCGGACCGGCGATGCTGTAAGAATCGGCTCCTTTGATGTCTGTGACCCGAGCTAACGAGAGAGATAAGACGGCAAATGTGCGGACGAGCGGGccgcaagggcaaggacaaCACCGGTGAGACGTATCTGATATGCGGAAAAGCTGATATACAAGCTGTTTGTGACCTTCTCGAAGCCGATATGCCGGCCATTGAAAGTTGTCTAGCACCGGAGAAGAGAGGTCTAAAACGGTAATTTGACTTCAAAGCACTGCTATACGGACATTGGCTGATGGATGATCAGGGCGCTTTTGGAAGCTATTGCGACGGGGCTGGTTTCCGGTTGCGAGGCAATCAAAGAATATGTGAAATGCACGCTTTTATATCGGAcagtggacaagaagattGCCTCTTCGATTATGCAGTCGTCACTGCAGGAACTCATTGACGAAGGACTATTAGTCTTCAAAGAGGATGAATCGTACGCGGCGACTAAACTTGGGCAGGCCGTCGTGGCCTCGGCATTCGCTCCCGAGGACGGTCTTTTTGTATACGAAGAATTAAAACGAGCCTTACGGGCCTTTGTCATGGATGGTGACATGCATGTTTTCTACATGTTCACCCCGATCCAAGTGGCGATGAACACCCAGATAGATTGGCTCATTTTCCGAGAACAGCTGGATAATCTCGACGAAAGTGGTCTGCGGGCGCTGCAATTTGTCGGTGTTCAGCCGTACTTTGTGAATCTGATGTGCGCTGAATTGTTTTAATTCCGTTCGTAAAGAGCATGGCGGCACTAACTGTTTGCAGGGTTCAGAGTGGAGGGTCGCTAAAAGAAGACAACCCAGAACAGATCAAACAGGCCACCATCTATCGACGGGCCTACACAGCTTTTCAACTGCGCGACTTGAGTAACGAGGTGCCGCTGTCGACAATTGCGAGCCGCTACAACATCCCCCGTGGCGCTGTTCAGACGCTAGCGCAGCAATGTCACGGCTTTGCGGCAGGCATGGTGAAGTTCTGCCAGCGCATGGACTGGGGCATGCTTGCTGCTGTCCTAGATCACATGCGTGATCGACTGGAAGCTGGAGCGCGCGCAGACTTACTTGAGATGGCTCAGGTCACATATGTGAAAGGCTGGACGGCACGGCTGCTCCGAGAAAATGGGTTTCGGAACTTAAGAGACCTGGCGGGGGCAGACGCGAAGGATCTTGTCCCGGTACTGATGATGGTATGTCAATTGGTTGTTTTTAAGCATGCGTGGGGTTGACCGTCGCCAGGCGAATCCTCGCAAAACGCAAAAGAGCCAGCTACATCCCACGGAGGCCGAGCGATATAGGAAAAAGCTGCTTGCAAAAGCCGAGATGATCGTGGCTTCCGCTAATAAGATCTGGGGTACGTATAACGAGGCTTTAGACGATCGTGAATGAATGCTCAGGTCAAGGTTTTAGAACGCGAGATGCAAGTTGACTTGGAGGAATGAAAGCCGAGTTCAACTAGGACTATTCCCAAGGTTTACTGACGCATATCACCCGAATtcgacctttttttttttttccccttaATAATGTGCCGTGATGAACTGTATCATGGCCCGGATGAGGGTTCCGGAGTGGTACGTAGAGTGAAAGCAACTATGTTGATTTCTGGCACTTGAAATAGAGAATTTGGGACAATCTTCTTGGGCATATCACCCTCTAGTAGGTAGGCATAGGATTGCTATCTCTAACGGATCATGGTGAATGGAATAAACTCAAGAGGGTATCAGCAAACAGAAAACAAACATCCAGAAAAATCAGACTCCGTTCAAAGCGGCCTGTGCCTTCATGACTTGACCTTGATCGACGAAATCCACCAGGACGACATTGGGCTTCCGACCGTACAGAGAACTGCACAATGCGCTCTGTGCGCCGATACTGCCACTGCCGGACACGGCATTGGTCTGCGGTGCGCGCAAGCGATCGGGGACCAGGATGCCCAGGATCTCGACGTCCAGGAAATGATTGACGATGTACATGCGTCCATCGGCCGAGGCACCGGATGGACGGTCGATGCTGCAACTCGGGAAGTTCGCGTCGATTACGTCGAAGGGGGTTTCGAAGTAATAAGTGAACTCGTTGAGAATATAGGGAACGGAGTTGACATCAGCGCCGTAATCTAACCATGGTCAGTCGCACATACCTCTCGAACATGCCTGTGACAGATGGCTGATACTCACCCAGAAACACCACCagcctcttccccttctcgaTCAACGCCGCCAGGGTCGGCCACGCATCCATTGCCAACGTCTTGGGGCTCCCCTCGGGCACAAACGCATAGTCCCTCAACCCGGCCCCCGCAAAGGCCTCGTCGAAGCGCGCCACGGGCACATTATCCCCGTTGGTCAAGAGCAGGGTCACGACCTCGTCCGGGTGCGCATCCAGCCACCCCTTCACGGTCTCCAGGAACGACTTCAAGGTCCCCGCGTCCTCGAGCAGACAGGAGGTATGGCATAGCCGGAGCGCCGTGTCGCTCTCGTCGAGGTTCTTGTGTGTCTGGCCCTGGAGGAAGCGGATGCCGAGGTCTAGTTGTTCCGTCACCTCGAGGTTCTGGTTTTGTTGCGGGAGGGGGCCGACGAAGGGGCTGTCGTGGGCGCCGAGGAACGTGATGTTGGAGTAGAGGCGGGTGCAATAGGCTGGGTTGCCGTTGCAGGTTGTCGGGGTTGCTCTTGGGGTTATGGGGTTTGTGAGGACTGGGATggggaggagggagatgaggagagggaggagatggagagggGACATGCTGAGCTGTAGTATAAAAAACCCTATATGTAGAGAGGTTAGAAATAGGCTGTAATGTGAAGAGACGGCTCCAGGTCAAAGCTACGTGGGATAAGCTTGATTCTTATTCATATCTCCTTTCagctgaagaaagaagaatcaCTGGAATGATCAGATCATGCATGTCCTCGTCCCCCTTTTGAAGAATGTCGTGGATCACAGTACAGCGCCGCTCCTTGTGACCACAACGCGACCACCTGGGTAGTATCAGCTCCCATCATGTACGTCGATACTTGTGGAATAACCTCCGACTTGGATGGAGGCTGATACTACCCTGCGGGCTATAGCGCTCCAAGAGGGACAAGGTACCGGCATGACGTGTAGAGGGTAGGTAAGCTTGGTAATTGGTGGGATGGAGCACAATTAGTTTGTGATGGACAGAGAGAGGGACAGATTGATAGGACGATCAGGCTGGATGAGGTTATCACCTGCAGGTCCAGCGCGCCAGCAAGTGTCTGCCAGTTACTGTAACTATGCCCACAAACCATGGATGGATTGCGGTTAAAGATTGCTTGTCTCCTGAGTCAGTGGAATCAATGGTTGGATGTTGTTTTGTTTCTCTCATATTTAGCCTCGAGTAGGGTGGGGCTTTCTGGTTGCATTCTTTCGCTTGGATTTGTGAGATGACGAATAAGAAGAGTATTGTGATTGTTTATTATTGGATTATGCTCGAAATATGGCATTACCATTAACCAAGCTCTCTTATGACTACTCCCTACTTATTGCAGCAGAggagaggtactccgtaggctTGGATACTTTGTTGATCGCAGCCTTAGGCATGAATCTCAGGTACAGGCCATCAACAACCCAGGTTCGATTGGTGATCAACTGGTTCTGGTTTATTGGACATCAACAGTAATGATAGTATAGTGTTTGAATTCAGACTTCATCAAAAGGCGACCTCTCCGTCTCAATTCTCCTCACATGTAGATATACTAATCTTGAAAGTGGCAGGCTGTGACCGCTCGTGGCTTGTGGGGTTGGTGACATGATAGCATACTtagttactccgtagttagCAGGCAGCCAAGCCAGCCTCCCCATTACCATTTCTGGCGGATCAGCTCCAGCTCAATGAGCTGCTTCATCCGCCGCGCGAGAACCGGCCACGGTTATTGATCCTTCTGTCTCATAGGTATACATGGAGTTTGCGGTCTACCATTGATACCAACATCCTTGATTTCGAGTTATCGCCGTGTCAATTCCATCACCTGGAACCTCCGATACCCGTCCCTCCTACGATCGGCTTCGTCGGTCAACCTTCACGCAcccgcctcttcttccacacCGAATTCCCGGGCACCAGGCTTTGGGTCTCGTTCCTTATCACGGCCCCTTAACGCCATCTGAATGAATAGAGAGAGATGGTTATGCGAACGTCCTGCTGATGAGCTCCAATATTGAGGGCAGTGATGACCGGGACCGcgaggatgagctggacTTGGGCCAGGAGAATGAGGGAGCTCTCATACCTGCCAAAAATGGGTCTCTAGGAGGCGATGGGGGCGGCAATGAACCGGAAAATGGTACAATGGCTTACTTTGAGGAGGATCTCTCCCCAGAGACCGACCAAGACCAGACGCCAGACAGAACGATGCCCTCGTCTGACAACGGGGCTGCCAATCTTCCAGTAACGCCCCGGATCGGGCagctcgctgctgctggcagtCCCAATGAGACAGCCTCGACACCGGATGATACCCCTTCTTTACATGTCGGTGTGCTTGCAATCTGAAATGCTGTCGATCGACATGCTGACTTGGTCTAGGGCTCCATTCTCTCGCCACAAAGCAGCAGTGCTCTGGCGCTCCgagcatctcctcgtcctAGTCCCAGCCCTTCTCATCGTCCGTTCGAGCTCCGCTTTCAGTCGAggctctcctcctcccctctcGGGTTCCGGCCATCCTCGCCGTTTCTGTCGCATATTCACTCGCGAAAGTCTTCCCTTACAAGCCGCATGTCCCCGATCACCGGAGAGTCTGAAACCCCTCAAGGCCCTTGGGATGTAATTCGGTGGACCAAGCTTCGAAAGATTACCGGGCAAGCATTCTCAGAAGTAGGCAAGCGGAACTTTGGTCATCCGACGTGCATGGCGGTTTCTACAAGTATTGTGATTGGAACGTCTAAAGGAATCATTCTGGTGTTTGATTACCAGCAAAGCTTGAAGACCATCATTGGAACAGGAACAAAGGGTATGTTGGttgggtttttttttttttttttttttttttttttttttttttgcgcCCCTTATACACTGACTTAAGGCTGACTGTTACGGCAGCTGTTGAATGTGGTGCCATCACCTCGCTGGCACTTTCAGCAGATCACTCCACAGTCGCCGGGGGCCATGCCTCTGGCGACATATTCACATGGGAGATCTCGCGCTCTGCTCGGCCTTTCCTTCACATACCCCCAATACCCACGAATCAACTCGAGTTTCGGACCTCCGATGGTCACATAGCAGGAGTGTCGGTGATTCACCTTGGCTTCCTGGGAACGAGACGAACTGCGCTGGTGTCGGCTGACAAGCGAGGAATGGCTTTCTCGCATCTGGCCACTCGTGGCATGGGCGCAGTAGGTCGAACGGTGAAGACAACACGTATCCTGGGCCGGTATCCCGAAGTCTCCGCCGAGGATCATCGCACCCGGAGACCGAGCTCCGTCCTTGCCTTTTCGCCTCTCCCTCTTGGTAACGTCGAACAGCCAACCGATTCGCTGGGCCTGGTCGCTATGCTGACGCCCTACCTCCTCGTGATTGTCTCCACGACACCCGTAGCGCAAACGCAATACAAGTCACCACGCCCGAAAGAGGTTGCCGCCCACGGTGCGATGACCGGCGCGCTGGCTTGGTTTCCAGCAATTAAGTTGAAGGGCAGAGACTCTGAGACTTCTAAGACGAAGCTTGTTTATTGTTGGTCCAACGTGCTGACAGTCCTGGATGTCgatgagatggagatggatgaacCGCCACGTGGAGATAGACCCCCTGCTCTGGAATTCACACCGCGAAGCCGATGGAAGGCCGAAGAGGCGATCGTTGCCGTGCAGTGGCTGAGTCGCTCAGTACTAGCGGTGCTCACAATCACTCAGCAGCTGCTGATTCTTGAGGACCATTCTATGCGAGTGACTGACGCCGTGGATTTGCTGAATCGGCACATATACCATGTCGACCTTTTCTCCTCGCAGCTGCATTCCTTAGTTGAGCAACTGAATGAGGAAGATACGTCAATGCATGGCGTTGTCGCTGATGCTTTTTACATGAGCTTCCGCTCGTACAAAGGACGTCTCTTCTTGATGGGCTTCAATGAAGCACTTGTGGGGACTCTTTCCAACTGGGCGGATCGGCTCTTTGCACTCATGGAGGTTGGTGATTTCATTGGTGCCATCCAATTGGCGACATCATACTATAGGGGTAGTTCCGAGAAATTGACCGTAGGTCTGCCGGAAGAGGATGCGCTGAGGCAACCTATTGTTCGCGAAAAACTGTTGGAGATTGTATCGGCCTCGTTGAAGTTTGCTTTTGGCCGAAACGCAGAAGCCAACAACGAGCGCCTCGAAAGCCGTCAGCTCGAGGAACTGGCCGAGGTTTCGATATCTGCCTGTGTTAGTATGGCGGAGTACGAGTTTCTCTGGGATGAGGTCTTCAATTGGTACGAGGAGCATGATTCCCAGGGTGTCTTCCTCGATGCTCTTGAGCCCTATATCGTGGACGGAGCAGTGCGCTCCCTCCCTCCAACTGCTGTCAAGGCTCTAATCAACCACTTCAGCACGAATCATTCGACCAGCCGATTGGAAGAGATCATCTGTCTACTCGATACCACAACGATGGACATTGACCAGGTCACAAATCTTTGCAAACACTATAATTTATACGACGCCTTTATATATGTATGGAACCGCTGCCTTGGTGACTACGTGGGCCCACTCGAGGAACTTATTGCGCTCATCCCGTCGCAGGCAGAATCTCTGGTCAACGGGGATTCGATAGATGAGCCCAATCTACATGCAAATGCTGCAAAAATGTTCCCATATCTCTCGTTTGTGCTCACCGGCCGCATCTATCCGACTGGTGAAGAGATGGACGATGCTGAGGCCACGAGAGCCAAGACAGCATTGTACGACTACCTCTTCTCTGGGAACCAATCTGGCACTTCCCAAGCGATAGGAAGGTTTCCGAGTCTGCATGCCATGTTGAAGTTTGACGCATCTAGCTTTATGAGCATGCTGAACGAGGCGTTTGAGGATAGTTTCCTCAACGACCAGGAGCCCGATGAGATCCCCGCGCAAGGAGTCTCCATCAACCGCCAATACCTGATCAGCATTCTGTTCCAGGTTATGACGCCTACTTCTTTCGATTCTTCAGATACCATCTACCTCGACATGTTCGTTGCGCGCAACCTGCCCAAATACCCTCAATATATCCTATTGTCTGGCACTACACTTCATCAAGTACTGGTGCGATTATGTCGCTACCCGAgtgaggagatggcggacgACTGTGAGCTCAGTGCCGAATACTTACTGTCTATCTACCATCCTCCGGATATTCAGAACATGATCCCCCTTTTCCGGGAAGCTCGCTTCTACCGAATCTTGAAATCCACATATCGCTCTGAGAAACAATTCCCCGAGTTGATACTTACTTATCTTGAGGACCCCAGCGAGCAGGAAGCGGTATTCACTTGTCTGCAGGACTGTCTCCGTCCCGGCTCTATATTGGGCAAAAAGCAAAGACGAGATGTCATCGACGTGATCAAGAGACGTGCAAGACAACTAGCTGGTATTGATGTAAGGAAAGCCGCGCAGACAATGCAGGAATTCGTCCCCGAAACGCATGAGACATTCCTCAAGGCTCTGGAGGACGACGGTTACAAGCAGTATCAGTATCTGCTTGTTGTCGTGGAAAGCCCGACGCGGGATGTTGCGGAGGCAGGGGCTCCCCGAAACGTCGCAAACTGGATGATTGAGCGATATGTGCAGCTGCTCTGCAGGTACAACCCCTCGCACGTTGCGGAGTTCGTAGATGACTTGCGAGCGGGCGATGTACATCTGGAGGAGTTGCTGCCTGCCATGGAAGAGAGCGGGGTGGTCGATGCGGCCGTCATTCTGCTTGTGAGACAAGGCCAGGTGCGAGCTGCAATGGACCGGCTCATCGCTCACTTGGGAGCACTGCAATCGGGTCTGGTGGGAATATTGCAGAGTGCGCGGGTGTCTCCCGACTCAGCCAGTACGGCCGAAGCGATTACCGATCTCCTTGAATCCTTGGACAAGTACGCGCATGTTGGCATCTGGTTGTGCCAAAGTCAAAGCCAGACAACCAAGACGTCGCGACCGGAGAGGAACGGCACTGGCAGCAAGGTCGCGTTGGACCAGCCTCTCTCGTTCAACGAGACCTTGTGGCTGGATCTCATTGAAGCAGTAGTTCGCACCGCGAGCAGTGTATTTGCTCTGGTGCGGGGACAGCAAGTTTATGACGGCAAACTCACCCAGATGGCCCCTGAGACCTCTTCACCGGGTGACAATACCGCCCAACTCATGTCGTCCGTCCGCACTCTGGTTCAACAAGTATTCACTGCTCTTCTGTCCAGCACGGTCAAGCTAGGCGGAGCAACACCTAGTGCCGAGCGGACCGATGTAACCTTTCTCCGCATCCTACGTGCATTTCTCACTCGAGCTGCCAGCTGGTCACCATCGCTGTTCGAGCTGCGTGCCGTTCTGGCATCGGTCTTCTCCGCCTACACGTATGAAAAATCTCTACTGGCTCTGGCTAATGGCATGCTCGATCGAGACCTCTTTGTGCATGTGGAGGAGGTCACGGGGTTGCGCCAACGGGGATGGCGGCCGAGGGGGCAAGCGTGCGAGATCTGCCGGCAGCGCATCTGGGGTCCCGGGGTGGGGTCGCAGTACTGGGAAGCATGGGAGAAAAGACAGGACGGGGAGCGGCAACGGCGGGCGATCAAACTGCTGGAAGGCAGATTTGATCCTGCAACTGCcaggggaaagggaaaggctGCTGCCGTGGGCGCAGCCGCTGGTCCGTCACTGCACTACAACGGACATGTGGAGCATGACCATCAACATCGGGAAGGTGTCGGAGCACCTGAAGCTGACGAGCCTTTCCTCAATGCCGACGAAAAGCGCATCGGCCCCGCCGTTGTATTTTCGTGCCGTCATTTGTACCACCATCAGTGTCTGGTGGACATGACTCAGGCTGGCCGTCGTGGTAAGCGAAACTCGGCCCATTTTGCGCCGGATGGAACAGGGTTGGAGTTGTCATGTCCGACTTGTACATAAACAGGGACTTGGAAGCCACCTAGTCATCATTCTTCTAATCATAACTCCGTATGATGTAAACTATGCATCAGCCCTGCTTTGTCCCCCTTCCGCATTCTCAAGGCATGCCATGCCATGGACTCCGCATATCTGAAAGAACGCGTTAGGGCTAGTTTGGCAGCATAAGAGTTTATCAGCAGACCAGGATTGTAAGGCAACGGAAATGATGCAACAACATAGCGATAGTTGTATTGGCATGTTGACGCTAATGCAACATGGCCTCGTGCGCCGCGCGCGGTACAGCCATGAAGAAACCGCAGTCGGCAGTTGGCTATATCCCGATGCATTCTTGACATCAGATAGATGAGAATCTGCAAGAAAAGCGGCATCTACAGGGGAAGGAGATGACACCGGAGCCATTTCTTCACTAGAGCAAATGGATCTATCCATTCACGCCTTACTCGACGTGACGAGTCCAGTCAAGTCACTAACTAGACCCCTTTTCCAACGCTTGTTGATCCTGCATGGTTAAAATTACATCCCAACTAACAAAGCTTAGAATGTGATTGATCCAAGCCGCTGTTTCACTATGTCCCGGTGACTACTGTTCCCGTTCAGTAAGATGCTGTAATCGATATTGACGAAGCCCTTCTGACAGGAGAGCTCCGGGCTGGGTAAAGGCCCGCAAATTCCCCGTTTCATCATCTCTCGGTGGAGAGATGACTGACCTTTTACCTGGCTCCATGTTGTCATGTCCACATGGCCTCTGATGCATCTCATTTTTGACTCCACAGCAGGTCGCAGGGCCTGGCCTGGTGCCGGTGGatgcatcatcttctccatcataGCGGGGCGCCACATTGTATTTAGTGCATTAGTGCATTGAATACAAGAGCTTCGTTTTGCTCTGCTTACCAGCTGAGCTGACTGACTGACATGCATGGCATGTATATATTCAGATGGATCTGGACGAGCAAGATGGTTCTTTTCTCTTGTTGTTTGAATCACCACACTCCCTCTCACTTGGCCTTGTGCTGTCGCTCCTTTTTCCTACTGTGACCACACTCATTGGATAGATCAAACACTCCTTTTATTCCTGCTGGGCAGCTGAATCAAGCCCAAATGTACATCCGGTCGACTCTCCCCATCCTGGGCTTCTCGGCCACCGGCATGGCCGCCTACGTCCTCGAAGACGACTACGGTACCTCGAcctccttcttcgacaaattctccttcttcactGACCCCGACCCAACCGGCGGCTTCGTCTCGTACGTCGACCGCAACACCGCACAGGACACCGGCCTGATTTTCGCCAACGGCGCCGTCTACATGGGCGTAGACCATACCAACGTCGCCGGCAGCAGCGGCCGGCAGAGCGTCCGCCTCACCAGCACAAAGAGCTACACGCacggcctcatcatcttggATCTGGAGCACATGCCAGGCGGCATCTGCGGCACCTGGCCTGCCTTGTGCGTTCGCTCCCCTCAACCCCCTCAGGCATGAATTCATGCTAAAGGTTGCGCAGCTGGATGCTCGGGCCCGATTGGCCCTCCCACGGCGAAATCGACATCATCGAGGGCGTCAACACCCAGCCCGTCAACCAGATGACCCTCCACTCCACGGACGGCTGCTCCATCGCCAATGGCGGCTTCACCGG
The DNA window shown above is from Aspergillus fumigatus Af293 chromosome 1, whole genome shotgun sequence and carries:
- a CDS encoding DEAD/DEAH box helicase; protein product: MSGQPFQSHGFQTSIDVARQQTYNVASLAGQKRLTEHSPNDSFKAANLKQETDHGKAGFLDTRMVDFSRPSVTSQRNRLVASEIHQVAPAVPPEDSQPGRTDNAVPGSSQNPLLFLKNPRYGLPPALVANLAALGVTSIYPWQASCLLARGLLEGERHLVYTAPTGGGKSLVADVLMLKRIIEHPSRKAILVLPYVALVQEKLKWLRRIVENVEKNVPDDDDEAARLKPYYQRWKKLQKSIRVTGYFGGSRTAASWADTDIAVCTIEKANSLINTAVEECSIGDLGVVVLDELHMLDDENRGYILELMVTKLLLLQQDIQIIGMSATLSNTELLADWMNAKYFISTYRPVPIDEYLVYENAIYPAATSRQLFQTITRLKSMKTISLTDTIPPHRMIQCSKHRELANPMTNAMVALAVDTAAAGYGALVFCGSRQGCQISAGIISEAMPAVSGLEADELSKRLDLLADLRSLPSGLDPVLENTILKGVGFHHAGMTTEERELIAQAYDQGVLKVIVATCSLAAGVNLPARRVIINGARMGRELVGPAMLRQMCGRAGRKGKDNTGETYLICGKADIQAVCDLLEADMPAIESCLAPEKRGLKRALLEAIATGLVSGCEAIKEYVKCTLLYRTVDKKIASSIMQSSLQELIDEGLLVFKEDESYAATKLGQAVVASAFAPEDGLFVYEELKRALRAFVMDGDMHVFYMFTPIQVAMNTQIDWLIFREQLDNLDESGLRALQFVGVQPYFVNLMVQSGGSLKEDNPEQIKQATIYRRAYTAFQLRDLSNEVPLSTIASRYNIPRGAVQTLAQQCHGFAAGMVKFCQRMDWGMLAAVLDHMRDRLEAGARADLLEMAQVTYVKGWTARLLRENGFRNLRDLAGADAKDLVPVLMMANPRKTQKSQLHPTEAERYRKKLLAKAEMIVASANKIWEREMQVDLEE
- a CDS encoding CORVET complex membrane-binding subunit VPS8, with translation MSSNIEGSDDRDREDELDLGQENEGALIPAKNGSLGGDGGGNEPENGTMAYFEEDLSPETDQDQTPDRTMPSSDNGAANLPVTPRIGQLAAAGSPNETASTPDDTPSLHGSILSPQSSSALALRASPRPSPSPSHRPFELRFQSRLSSSPLGFRPSSPFLSHIHSRKSSLTSRMSPITGESETPQGPWDVIRWTKLRKITGQAFSEVGKRNFGHPTCMAVSTSIVIGTSKGIILVFDYQQSLKTIIGTGTKAVECGAITSLALSADHSTVAGGHASGDIFTWEISRSARPFLHIPPIPTNQLEFRTSDGHIAGVSVIHLGFLGTRRTALVSADKRGMAFSHLATRGMGAVGRTVKTTRILGRYPEVSAEDHRTRRPSSVLAFSPLPLGNVEQPTDSLGLVAMLTPYLLVIVSTTPVAQTQYKSPRPKEVAAHGAMTGALAWFPAIKLKGRDSETSKTKLVYCWSNVLTVLDVDEMEMDEPPRGDRPPALEFTPRSRWKAEEAIVAVQWLSRSVLAVLTITQQLLILEDHSMRVTDAVDLLNRHIYHVDLFSSQLHSLVEQLNEEDTSMHGVVADAFYMSFRSYKGRLFLMGFNEALVGTLSNWADRLFALMEVGDFIGAIQLATSYYRGSSEKLTVGLPEEDALRQPIVREKLLEIVSASLKFAFGRNAEANNERLESRQLEELAEVSISACVSMAEYEFLWDEVFNWYEEHDSQGVFLDALEPYIVDGAVRSLPPTAVKALINHFSTNHSTSRLEEIICLLDTTTMDIDQVTNLCKHYNLYDAFIYVWNRCLGDYVGPLEELIALIPSQAESLVNGDSIDEPNLHANAAKMFPYLSFVLTGRIYPTGEEMDDAEATRAKTALYDYLFSGNQSGTSQAIGRFPSLHAMLKFDASSFMSMLNEAFEDSFLNDQEPDEIPAQGVSINRQYLISILFQVMTPTSFDSSDTIYLDMFVARNLPKYPQYILLSGTTLHQVLVRLCRYPSEEMADDCELSAEYLLSIYHPPDIQNMIPLFREARFYRILKSTYRSEKQFPELILTYLEDPSEQEAVFTCLQDCLRPGSILGKKQRRDVIDVIKRRARQLAGIDVRKAAQTMQEFVPETHETFLKALEDDGYKQYQYLLVVVESPTRDVAEAGAPRNVANWMIERYVQLLCRYNPSHVAEFVDDLRAGDVHLEELLPAMEESGVVDAAVILLVRQGQVRAAMDRLIAHLGALQSGLVGILQSARVSPDSASTAEAITDLLESLDKYAHVGIWLCQSQSQTTKTSRPERNGTGSKVALDQPLSFNETLWLDLIEAVVRTASSVFALVRGQQVYDGKLTQMAPETSSPGDNTAQLMSSVRTLVQQVFTALLSSTVKLGGATPSAERTDVTFLRILRAFLTRAASWSPSLFELRAVLASVFSAYTYEKSLLALANGMLDRDLFVHVEEVTGLRQRGWRPRGQACEICRQRIWGPGVGSQYWEAWEKRQDGERQRRAIKLLEGRFDPATARGKGKAAAVGAAAGPSLHYNGHVEHDHQHREGVGAPEADEPFLNADEKRIGPAVVFSCRHLYHHQCLVDMTQAGRRGKRNSAHFAPDGTGLELSCPTCT